A genomic segment from Pseudosulfitobacter sp. DSM 107133 encodes:
- the queA gene encoding tRNA preQ1(34) S-adenosylmethionine ribosyltransferase-isomerase QueA, with protein MKLTDFDFDLPEQLIATRPAVPRTAARLLVADAAQIHDARVSDLTTWLRAGDRLVLNDTRVIPARLSGQRARNSAQGATVARIEVTLLEPRADGTWSALVKPLKKLKAGEVVRFSDALSATLEGTADGQGHLRFNLTGDDFDAALADAGAMPLPPYIAAKRPADEQDKSDYQTVWARHSGAVAAPTASLHFDDALLAKLAAMGVSFTHVTLHVGAGTFLPVKVDDVTSHKMHAEWGHVSAAAAAEIAATKAAGGRVIPVGTTALRLIESAARDGMVQPWEGTTDIFIYPGFDFQVADGLMTNFHLPKSTLMMLVSALIGQERIREIYAHAIAARYRFFSYGDASLLLPFGATGPNRPQ; from the coding sequence ATGAAACTGACCGATTTTGATTTCGACCTGCCCGAGCAGCTGATCGCAACCCGCCCTGCGGTGCCGCGCACGGCGGCACGTTTGCTGGTGGCGGATGCTGCGCAAATCCATGATGCACGGGTTTCTGACCTGACAACATGGCTGCGCGCGGGCGACCGGCTGGTGCTGAACGACACGCGGGTGATTCCGGCGCGCCTGTCGGGCCAGCGCGCGCGCAATTCGGCGCAGGGCGCGACCGTGGCGCGGATCGAAGTCACGCTGCTGGAACCGCGCGCCGACGGCACATGGTCGGCTTTGGTCAAGCCGTTGAAAAAGCTCAAGGCCGGCGAGGTCGTGCGGTTTTCCGATGCGCTGTCGGCGACGCTGGAAGGCACTGCAGACGGGCAGGGACATTTGCGCTTCAACCTGACGGGCGACGATTTCGACGCGGCACTGGCCGATGCCGGTGCGATGCCGCTGCCCCCCTATATCGCCGCAAAACGCCCGGCAGACGAACAGGACAAATCCGATTATCAGACCGTCTGGGCGCGCCACTCGGGCGCTGTCGCAGCACCTACAGCATCGCTGCATTTCGATGATGCCCTGCTGGCAAAGCTGGCAGCGATGGGCGTCTCCTTTACCCATGTCACGCTGCATGTCGGCGCGGGCACCTTTTTGCCGGTCAAGGTGGACGACGTGACCAGCCACAAGATGCACGCCGAATGGGGCCATGTCAGCGCCGCCGCCGCCGCCGAGATCGCCGCGACAAAGGCCGCAGGCGGGCGGGTGATCCCGGTGGGCACCACCGCGCTGCGGCTGATCGAAAGTGCTGCGCGCGATGGCATGGTCCAGCCGTGGGAAGGCACGACCGACATCTTTATTTACCCCGGTTTCGACTTTCAGGTGGCCGATGGTCTGATGACCAATTTCCATTTGCCCAAGTCAACGCTGATGATGCTGGTGTCGGCCCTGATCGGACAGGAACGCATCCGCGAAATTTACGCGCACGCAATAGCTGCACGCTATCGGTTTTTCAGCTACGGTGACGCATCACTTTTGCTTCCCTTCGGGGCAACCGGCCCAAACAGACCGCAATAG
- a CDS encoding MFS transporter, whose translation MFSVLSSAWALLFGMGLLMVGNGMQGTLLGIRGNIEGFSTLQMSIVMSAYFVGFLGGSRMAPNMIRRVGHVRVFAALASLISAVMIMYPTFADPWAWTVGRILIGFCFSAVYVTAESWLNNAATNENRGQALSLYMIVQTLGIVASQALLVTADPSGYVLFVIPSVLVSLAITPILLSISPTPAFETTKPMSLRELVNFSPLGCVGMFLLGGIFSAQFGMASVYGAEAGLSIAQISTFVATFFVGAVVLQYPIGWMSDRMDRRLLIVGVSAIGAAGSILGMLLGHQFTMLLISAFVVGGMSNPLYSLLIAHTNDFLEPEDMAAASSGMLFLNGLGAVAGPLITGWLMENVGPGGFYLFTAVLFAAMVVYAIYRSTQRAAIPIDETGSFVAMSPAGTTVVGMEIAQEWAIESAEAAQEDDDGTQAN comes from the coding sequence ATGTTTTCAGTTCTTTCAAGCGCATGGGCCCTGTTGTTCGGTATGGGTCTGTTGATGGTCGGCAACGGGATGCAAGGCACCCTGTTGGGTATCCGTGGCAACATCGAAGGGTTTTCGACCCTGCAAATGTCGATTGTCATGTCAGCCTATTTCGTCGGCTTTCTGGGGGGCAGCCGGATGGCGCCCAACATGATCCGCCGCGTGGGGCATGTGCGGGTGTTTGCGGCGCTGGCCTCGCTGATCTCGGCGGTGATGATCATGTACCCGACATTCGCCGACCCCTGGGCGTGGACAGTGGGGCGTATCCTGATCGGTTTTTGCTTCTCGGCGGTCTATGTGACAGCCGAAAGCTGGCTGAACAACGCCGCCACCAATGAAAACCGCGGGCAGGCGCTGTCGTTGTATATGATTGTGCAGACGCTGGGCATCGTCGCCTCGCAGGCGCTGCTGGTCACGGCAGATCCGTCGGGGTACGTCTTGTTCGTGATCCCCTCGGTGTTGGTCAGCCTGGCGATCACGCCGATTCTCTTGTCGATCAGCCCCACGCCGGCCTTTGAGACCACCAAGCCGATGTCGCTGCGCGAACTGGTCAATTTTTCGCCCCTGGGCTGCGTTGGCATGTTCTTGCTGGGCGGCATTTTCTCGGCCCAGTTCGGCATGGCCTCGGTTTACGGCGCGGAGGCGGGGCTGAGCATCGCGCAAATCTCGACCTTTGTGGCGACGTTCTTTGTGGGGGCTGTGGTGCTGCAATACCCCATTGGCTGGATGTCGGACCGGATGGACCGCCGCCTGTTGATCGTCGGGGTCAGTGCCATCGGGGCGGCGGGGTCGATTTTGGGGATGCTTCTGGGGCATCAGTTCACCATGCTTCTGATCTCGGCCTTTGTGGTGGGGGGCATGTCCAACCCGCTGTATTCGCTGTTGATTGCGCACACCAATGACTTTCTGGAACCCGAAGACATGGCCGCTGCCTCAAGCGGGATGCTCTTTCTGAACGGGCTGGGTGCCGTCGCCGGCCCGCTGATCACCGGCTGGCTGATGGAAAACGTGGGGCCGGGGGGCTTTTATCTGTTCACCGCCGTGTTGTTTGCAGCAATGGTTGTCTATGCCATCTACCGCTCGACCCAGCGCGCGGCCATTCCGATTGATGAAACTGGTTCCTTCGTGGCGATGTCACCTGCGGGCACCACGGTTGTCGGTATGGAAATTGCGCAGGAATGGGCCATCGAATCCGCTGAAGCCGCGCAAGAGGATGACGACGGCACGCAAGCGAACTGA
- a CDS encoding DUF924 family protein, producing the protein MAQQTDVTPDDVLKFWLDDCTPADWYRAEDAFDARIRDRFHGAWENLCAGHYSMWLTYPSGALAYIILADQFSRNMFRGDARAFASDRMAKAAAKSAIDKGWDLRIDPPARQFFYMPLMHSENLCDQDRCVRLMCERMNDGGNNLLHARAHREVIRKFGRFPYRNDALGRHSTSLEASYVDDGGYRTTLDALERTEAA; encoded by the coding sequence ATGGCCCAGCAAACCGACGTGACACCGGACGACGTCCTGAAATTCTGGCTGGACGACTGTACGCCTGCGGATTGGTATCGGGCCGAAGACGCCTTTGACGCCCGGATCCGCGACCGGTTTCACGGCGCTTGGGAAAACCTGTGCGCGGGTCACTATTCGATGTGGCTGACCTATCCCAGCGGGGCGCTGGCCTATATCATTCTGGCCGACCAGTTCTCGCGCAATATGTTCCGTGGCGATGCCAGGGCCTTTGCCAGCGACCGTATGGCCAAGGCGGCTGCGAAATCGGCCATCGACAAGGGCTGGGATTTGCGCATTGACCCGCCCGCGCGACAGTTCTTTTACATGCCGCTGATGCATTCGGAAAACCTGTGCGATCAGGACCGCTGTGTGCGGCTGATGTGCGAGCGTATGAACGACGGCGGCAACAACCTGCTGCACGCCCGCGCCCACCGCGAAGTCATTCGCAAGTTCGGCCGTTTTCCCTATCGCAACGACGCGCTGGGGCGGCATTCGACTTCGCTCGAAGCCTCCTATGTGGACGATGGCGGCTATCGCACCACTTTGGACGCGCTGGAGCGCACCGAAGCGGCCTGA
- the lpdA gene encoding dihydrolipoyl dehydrogenase — protein sequence MAETSFDLIVIGAGPGGYVAAIRGAQLGMKVAIVEREHLGGICLNWGCIPTKALLRTSEVFHLMHRAKEFGLKADNVDFDLPAVVKRSRQVAGQLSGGIGHLMKKNKITVFMGAATLPAKGKVKVKTDKETLDLSAKNIVVATGARARELPGLEADGDLVWTYKHALDPKRMPKKLLVIGSGAIGIEFASFYNTLGADTTVVEVMDRVLPVEDEEISKFAKKQFEKQGMKIMQKAMVKKLDRAKGKVTAHIETGGKVETQEFDTVISAVGIVGNVEGLGLEELGVKIDRTHVVTDKYCRTGVEGLYAIGDIAGAPWLAHKASHEGVMVAELMAGMHPHAVKPESIAGCTYCHPQVASVGYTEAKAKELGYDVKVGRFPFIGNGKAIALGEPEGMIKTVFDAKTGELLGAHMVGAEVTELIQGYVVGRQLETTEEDLMNTVFPHPTLSEMMHESVLDAYGRVIHM from the coding sequence ATGGCCGAGACTTCCTTTGATCTGATCGTGATTGGTGCAGGCCCCGGTGGCTATGTTGCCGCGATCCGTGGCGCACAGCTGGGCATGAAAGTGGCCATCGTCGAACGCGAACATCTGGGCGGTATCTGCCTGAACTGGGGGTGTATCCCCACCAAGGCCTTGCTGCGCACGTCCGAGGTGTTCCACCTGATGCACCGCGCCAAGGAATTCGGGCTGAAGGCCGACAATGTCGATTTCGATCTGCCCGCCGTGGTCAAACGCTCGCGTCAGGTGGCAGGGCAGTTGTCGGGCGGCATCGGCCATCTGATGAAAAAGAACAAGATCACAGTGTTCATGGGCGCGGCCACGCTGCCCGCCAAGGGCAAGGTCAAGGTCAAGACCGACAAGGAAACGCTGGACCTGAGCGCCAAGAATATCGTTGTCGCCACCGGCGCACGGGCGCGCGAATTGCCGGGGCTTGAAGCCGACGGCGATCTGGTCTGGACCTACAAACACGCGTTGGACCCGAAACGCATGCCGAAAAAGCTGCTGGTCATCGGGTCGGGCGCCATCGGCATCGAATTCGCCAGCTTCTACAACACGCTGGGCGCTGACACGACCGTGGTCGAAGTGATGGACCGCGTTCTGCCTGTCGAAGACGAGGAAATCTCGAAATTCGCCAAGAAGCAGTTCGAAAAGCAGGGCATGAAGATCATGCAAAAGGCGATGGTCAAGAAGCTGGACCGCGCCAAGGGCAAGGTTACCGCGCATATCGAAACGGGCGGCAAGGTCGAAACGCAGGAATTTGACACCGTTATTTCCGCCGTGGGCATCGTCGGCAACGTCGAAGGGCTGGGGCTGGAAGAACTGGGCGTGAAAATCGACCGCACCCACGTTGTCACGGACAAATACTGCCGCACCGGTGTCGAGGGTCTGTATGCCATTGGCGACATCGCCGGGGCGCCATGGTTGGCCCACAAGGCCAGCCACGAGGGCGTGATGGTGGCCGAGCTGATGGCGGGGATGCATCCCCATGCGGTCAAACCCGAAAGCATTGCAGGCTGCACCTATTGCCATCCACAGGTTGCATCCGTGGGCTATACCGAGGCCAAGGCCAAGGAACTGGGCTATGATGTCAAAGTGGGCCGCTTCCCGTTCATCGGCAACGGCAAGGCGATTGCACTGGGCGAGCCAGAGGGCATGATCAAGACCGTGTTTGACGCCAAAACCGGCGAACTGCTGGGCGCGCATATGGTTGGCGCGGAAGTGACCGAGCTGATACAGGGCTATGTCGTGGGCCGTCAGCTGGAAACCACGGAAGAAGACCTGATGAACACCGTCTTCCCGCACCCGACCCTCAGCGAGATGATGCACGAAAGCGTGCTGGATGCTTACGGGCGCGTGATCCACATGTAA
- a CDS encoding LysR family transcriptional regulator, which produces MKSVFHNWSDVRVFLAVLRTGSTLAASKHLGMSQPTVARRIDALEHGLRLTLFKRDTRGFSPTAEAVHLTAAAERIEAAAAAFAHEADNQPKGHLLPIRITMPRTNFSDNFSAIISDFRSDHPDVQFEFISTYDVLDLGGGAADIAIRISKTVDDPRLICRKLTTVTASLYASQSYADRQGLPRSEAELAGHRFVVYDRFSSSLGVNDWLLDRIDPAQIVSHCSDAEAMIAAVKSGIGIGIINTSMAQDIGTLLRCFPPPEGTSASSWLLINPDAYCRPEVKAFSAFFAPRFQAIFKGRKALD; this is translated from the coding sequence ATGAAGAGCGTATTTCACAACTGGTCGGACGTTCGCGTCTTTCTGGCGGTTCTGCGAACCGGGTCGACACTTGCGGCTTCGAAACATCTGGGAATGTCACAACCTACAGTGGCCCGTCGCATTGATGCATTGGAGCATGGCCTGCGGCTGACCTTGTTCAAGCGTGACACACGCGGTTTTAGTCCCACGGCAGAAGCGGTGCATTTGACGGCTGCGGCTGAACGCATCGAAGCGGCCGCGGCCGCCTTTGCGCATGAGGCAGACAATCAGCCCAAGGGCCACCTTCTGCCAATCCGCATAACCATGCCCAGAACCAATTTTTCAGACAATTTTTCGGCTATCATTTCCGACTTTCGTTCGGACCACCCGGATGTCCAGTTCGAATTTATCTCGACCTATGACGTTCTGGACCTGGGAGGCGGCGCGGCTGATATTGCCATTCGCATTTCAAAAACCGTGGATGACCCGCGCCTGATCTGCCGCAAGCTTACCACCGTCACGGCGTCGCTTTATGCGTCGCAAAGCTATGCCGACCGCCAAGGACTGCCCCGATCAGAGGCAGAACTCGCCGGGCACAGGTTTGTGGTTTATGACAGGTTTTCCAGCTCGTTAGGGGTGAATGACTGGCTGTTGGACCGCATCGACCCTGCGCAGATCGTATCGCATTGTTCGGATGCCGAGGCGATGATCGCAGCCGTAAAAAGCGGGATTGGCATCGGCATTATCAATACGTCTATGGCGCAGGATATTGGCACGTTGCTGCGCTGCTTCCCGCCACCCGAAGGGACCTCGGCCAGCTCGTGGTTGCTGATCAATCCCGATGCCTATTGCCGCCCCGAGGTCAAAGCATTCTCGGCCTTTTTCGCGCCGCGCTTTCAGGCAATTTTCAAGGGCAGAAAAGCGCTGGACTGA
- a CDS encoding histidine phosphatase family protein has translation MPIAAPRSKHSRPFSRRAFRQFSRAEKRWTDAVFGARPPGLDDAAIFANGLDFVSCATYHPDISSADKDCPMAIYFIRHGQSEFNAAYRGAEDPFIFDAPLTALGFEQAAEVRTRIPELEVTRVITSPLTRAIQTAQTIFDGIAPIEVRHGHHELLKYSGDVGRHPSELRIDFPHLSFDELPHHWWHTHADAEVQVPVEPVETFQKRVAGFVAKLAEIDTRRETVAIVGHGNAFQEIIGFMLNNCQVHKYR, from the coding sequence ATGCCTATTGCCGCCCCGAGGTCAAAGCATTCTCGGCCTTTTTCGCGCCGCGCTTTCAGGCAATTTTCAAGGGCAGAAAAGCGCTGGACTGACGCCGTTTTCGGGGCGCGTCCGCCCGGATTGGACGATGCTGCGATTTTCGCCAATGGTCTGGATTTCGTGTCGTGCGCCACATATCACCCTGACATCAGCAGCGCAGATAAGGACTGCCCCATGGCAATATATTTCATCAGGCACGGACAGTCGGAATTCAATGCGGCCTATCGGGGGGCAGAGGATCCTTTTATTTTTGACGCACCTTTGACCGCGCTTGGGTTTGAACAGGCCGCTGAGGTCAGAACGCGTATTCCCGAGTTGGAGGTTACCCGCGTTATCACCTCGCCGCTGACACGCGCGATACAAACGGCCCAGACGATTTTTGACGGAATTGCCCCGATCGAAGTCAGGCATGGTCATCATGAACTGCTGAAATACAGCGGCGACGTTGGGCGTCATCCTTCGGAGTTACGCATTGATTTCCCGCATCTTTCGTTTGACGAATTGCCGCATCACTGGTGGCACACACATGCGGATGCAGAGGTTCAGGTGCCGGTTGAACCGGTGGAGACCTTTCAAAAGCGGGTGGCGGGTTTTGTTGCAAAGCTTGCCGAGATCGACACCCGCCGCGAGACGGTCGCAATCGTCGGTCACGGGAATGCGTTTCAGGAAATCATTGGTTTCATGCTGAACAATTGCCAGGTTCACAAATACCGCTGA
- a CDS encoding MFS transporter codes for MTRTPIALVFALWGAGLGAAAQYGKISVIFDQLPQIYPDAGTAVGWAVSLVGLLGIIFGVVAGILVARIRYRRALLLALWLGAVVSALQATMPSFHWFLALRAVEGLSHLGLVVATPTLIAQITAPKDRGWALTLWGTFFGVAFAVLTWAGLPLVAAWGVPALFIAHSLYMAGFAVMLMIWLRKLPGQGPDTPLSPGQVLRDHVTIYRSARIAAPGLGWLFYTFCFVSILTVMPPYIPEQVRAMVMGAMPLTSIAVSMTLGVWLLGRRSAVWVVCTGFGLSALAIVWLWVQPGLPAACLALAAAMGLIQGATFAAVPQLNDTAATQAQANGAMAQMGNLGNTLGTPVMAAALAGLGYTALPLLAGTAFVAGLALHLILAAQRNSVTV; via the coding sequence ATGACCCGCACCCCCATCGCCCTTGTTTTTGCACTTTGGGGCGCGGGGCTGGGGGCGGCGGCGCAATATGGCAAAATCAGCGTGATCTTCGACCAGTTGCCGCAGATTTATCCCGATGCCGGCACCGCCGTGGGCTGGGCGGTGTCTCTGGTCGGGCTGTTGGGAATCATTTTTGGTGTGGTCGCGGGCATTCTGGTGGCGCGTATCCGCTATCGCCGCGCACTGTTGCTGGCGCTGTGGCTGGGGGCCGTGGTGTCGGCCTTGCAGGCAACAATGCCATCATTTCACTGGTTTCTGGCCCTGCGCGCTGTTGAGGGTCTGTCGCATCTGGGGCTGGTGGTGGCCACGCCCACCCTGATCGCCCAGATCACCGCACCCAAGGATCGCGGCTGGGCGCTGACGCTGTGGGGCACCTTCTTTGGTGTGGCCTTTGCGGTGCTGACATGGGCGGGCCTGCCGCTGGTGGCGGCATGGGGAGTGCCTGCGCTGTTCATCGCGCACAGCCTGTACATGGCCGGATTTGCCGTAATGCTGATGATCTGGTTGCGCAAGCTGCCGGGGCAGGGGCCGGACACGCCACTGTCGCCGGGGCAGGTGCTGCGGGATCATGTGACAATCTACCGCTCGGCGCGGATTGCGGCGCCGGGGTTGGGCTGGCTGTTTTACACATTCTGCTTTGTGTCGATCCTGACGGTAATGCCGCCCTATATTCCCGAACAGGTTCGGGCCATGGTCATGGGGGCGATGCCGCTGACCTCGATCGCGGTGTCGATGACATTGGGCGTCTGGTTGCTGGGGCGGCGCAGCGCCGTTTGGGTGGTCTGCACGGGCTTTGGCCTTAGCGCACTGGCGATTGTCTGGCTGTGGGTGCAACCGGGTCTGCCCGCCGCCTGTCTGGCGCTGGCGGCGGCGATGGGGCTGATACAGGGGGCGACCTTTGCCGCCGTGCCACAGCTGAACGACACGGCAGCCACGCAGGCGCAGGCCAACGGGGCGATGGCGCAAATGGGCAATCTGGGCAACACGCTGGGCACACCCGTGATGGCGGCCGCACTCGCGGGATTGGGGTACACCGCCCTGCCATTGCTGGCAGGGACAGCCTTTGTCGCGGGGCTGGCGCTGCACCTGATACTGGCGGCGCAGCGCAACAGCGTTACGGTGTGA
- a CDS encoding VWA domain-containing protein, with product MRYLLAVMGVLGLLAQPVGAQDRPNTILVLDGSGSMWGQIDEVAKITIAQEVVGKLLTTLPAEQQLGLTVYGHRTRGDCTDIETIVAPGPDTRDAIGTAVRGIKPLGKTPMTDAVIAAAQALRYTEEKATVILVSDGIETCNPDPCAAARLLEEAGIDFTAHVIGFDVTDAEALAQMQCLAEETGGTFLTAANADELTTALTTVAATPEPAPVPVAATLRAVEGDAAAPRLQDPVLWSVTGPDGTALVSDRQINPLELDLLPGAYAITAYRVQQETELNGQLQVIAGQDATLTVVFDKPAVTATLEAAATAPMGSDIPVAWDAPAGRDDYIAVVDPQDDGNRAINYSYVRDGNPVSVTLPPREGAFELRYFQKDGTVIGTRPITVTPVTATLEASETAAAGADLAVTWQGPDYKRDFIAVGEPSEQYVNYAYTSKGSPASVRMPIQPGTYELRYVMDQGRTVIATRVIEVVDVTASVTPPAQATVGATVAVPWEGPDYKRDFIAVGKPDENYINYEYTRNGSPAQLQMPTEPGDYEVRYVLDQDRKVIATAPITLVAVAARVSPPAQATAGATVAVPWQGPDYTRDFIAVGKPGENYINYAYTSNGAPAQLLMPIEPGDYEVRYVLDQGREIIATAPITLVAASASVSPPAQAVAGATVAVPWQGPDYKRDYIAVGKPGEAYINYAYTNSGTPVQLLMPTEPGDYEVRYVLDQDREVIATAPISISAVTASITAPQTAVVGATVAVPWEGPDYTRDYIAVGKPGEQYDSYAYTKDGTPARIMMPALPGDYELRYVLDQDRKVIATAPLTITDVAVTLNAPTSDVAGATIAIPFDGPGYRRDYIGIGAPGSDRHDAYVYVKKGEIAQLKLPDTPGVYDLFYMMDTGRRVMARQPITLTP from the coding sequence ATGCGGTATCTGCTGGCGGTAATGGGTGTTTTGGGTCTGCTTGCGCAGCCCGTGGGGGCGCAGGATCGGCCCAATACAATTCTTGTACTGGATGGATCAGGCTCGATGTGGGGCCAGATTGACGAGGTTGCCAAGATCACCATCGCGCAGGAGGTCGTCGGCAAACTGCTAACCACCCTTCCCGCCGAGCAGCAGCTGGGGCTGACCGTATACGGCCACCGTACCCGTGGCGATTGCACCGACATCGAAACCATCGTGGCCCCCGGCCCCGACACCCGTGATGCCATCGGCACAGCGGTGCGCGGCATCAAACCGCTGGGCAAGACGCCCATGACCGATGCGGTGATCGCGGCCGCGCAGGCGCTGCGCTATACCGAAGAAAAGGCCACCGTCATTCTGGTGTCGGACGGGATCGAAACCTGCAACCCCGATCCCTGCGCCGCCGCGCGCCTGCTGGAAGAGGCCGGCATTGATTTCACCGCCCATGTCATCGGCTTTGACGTGACCGACGCCGAGGCACTGGCGCAGATGCAATGTCTGGCCGAGGAAACCGGCGGCACCTTTTTGACCGCTGCCAATGCCGACGAGCTGACAACCGCCCTTACCACCGTAGCCGCCACGCCCGAACCCGCGCCGGTGCCCGTTGCTGCAACCTTGCGCGCTGTCGAGGGCGACGCCGCAGCGCCGCGGCTGCAAGACCCTGTGCTGTGGAGCGTGACCGGACCGGACGGAACTGCATTGGTCAGCGACCGGCAGATCAACCCGCTGGAACTGGACCTGCTGCCCGGTGCCTATGCGATCACGGCCTACCGCGTGCAGCAGGAAACCGAACTGAACGGGCAGTTGCAGGTCATCGCGGGGCAGGATGCGACCCTGACCGTGGTCTTTGACAAGCCTGCCGTGACAGCAACACTGGAGGCCGCCGCAACCGCCCCGATGGGCAGCGACATTCCGGTCGCATGGGATGCCCCCGCAGGGCGCGATGACTATATCGCCGTGGTGGATCCGCAAGACGACGGCAATCGCGCGATTAACTATTCCTATGTGCGCGACGGCAACCCTGTCAGTGTAACACTGCCCCCGCGTGAGGGCGCTTTCGAGCTGCGCTATTTCCAAAAGGACGGCACCGTGATCGGCACCCGTCCGATCACCGTGACCCCTGTGACCGCAACGCTTGAGGCCAGCGAAACCGCCGCAGCCGGCGCCGATCTGGCCGTCACTTGGCAAGGGCCTGACTACAAACGCGATTTCATCGCCGTGGGTGAACCCAGTGAACAATATGTCAACTATGCCTACACCAGCAAAGGCAGCCCCGCGTCCGTCAGGATGCCCATACAGCCAGGCACTTACGAGCTGCGCTATGTCATGGATCAGGGCCGCACGGTAATCGCCACCCGCGTGATCGAAGTGGTTGACGTGACCGCCTCGGTCACCCCGCCCGCGCAGGCGACCGTGGGGGCCACCGTTGCGGTGCCGTGGGAGGGGCCGGATTACAAACGCGACTTTATCGCCGTGGGCAAACCGGACGAGAATTACATCAACTATGAATACACCCGCAACGGCAGCCCTGCCCAATTGCAGATGCCGACAGAACCGGGCGATTACGAAGTGCGCTATGTGCTGGATCAGGACCGCAAAGTGATTGCCACCGCGCCCATCACGCTGGTTGCCGTGGCGGCCAGAGTCTCCCCCCCTGCCCAAGCCACTGCCGGCGCTACCGTTGCGGTGCCATGGCAAGGCCCCGACTACACGCGTGACTTTATTGCCGTGGGCAAACCGGGCGAGAATTACATCAACTATGCCTACACAAGCAACGGCGCGCCTGCGCAATTGCTGATGCCGATTGAACCCGGCGATTACGAAGTGCGCTATGTGCTGGATCAGGGCCGCGAAATTATTGCCACAGCCCCCATCACTTTGGTCGCAGCCTCGGCCAGCGTGTCCCCACCCGCGCAGGCTGTCGCCGGAGCCACCGTTGCGGTGCCATGGCAAGGCCCTGATTACAAACGCGACTATATCGCTGTGGGCAAGCCGGGCGAGGCCTACATCAACTATGCCTACACCAATAGCGGCACGCCCGTGCAACTGCTGATGCCGACCGAACCCGGCGATTACGAGGTGCGCTATGTGCTGGATCAGGACCGTGAAGTGATCGCCACGGCCCCGATCTCGATCAGCGCTGTTACCGCCAGTATCACTGCGCCGCAAACTGCTGTGGTCGGGGCGACGGTAGCCGTGCCTTGGGAGGGGCCGGATTACACACGCGACTATATTGCGGTCGGCAAACCGGGCGAGCAATACGACAGTTATGCCTATACCAAGGACGGCACGCCCGCGCGTATCATGATGCCTGCCCTGCCCGGGGACTATGAACTGCGCTATGTGCTGGATCAGGACCGCAAGGTGATCGCCACCGCGCCGCTGACCATCACCGATGTCGCAGTCACGCTGAATGCGCCGACCAGCGATGTGGCGGGCGCGACGATTGCCATTCCCTTCGACGGGCCGGGCTACCGGCGCGACTATATCGGGATCGGCGCTCCGGGATCGGACCGCCACGATGCCTATGTCTATGTCAAAAAGGGCGAGATCGCGCAGTTGAAACTGCCCGACACGCCGGGCGTGTACGATCTGTTCTATATGATGGACACAGGCAGGCGGGTGATGGCACGCCAGCCCATAACCCTCACACCGTAA